From a single Ignavibacteria bacterium genomic region:
- a CDS encoding site-specific DNA-methyltransferase, with protein sequence MPAPKAKRNKTISLTEEQLENYSAKLIDFNEAVTLDKILDKTINRNLFDIIKYLPDEFVDLLIIDPPYNLDRDFGSAKFRKLPVEEYSMYLRSWLPQMLRLLKPEASIYICGDYLSSLSIFSVASEYFKLRNRITWQRDKGRGASKNWKNSMEDIWFFTMGNDYTFNLDAVKEKRAVIAPYKEDGEPKDWMDSDEGRFRMSHPSNIWTDITIPYWSMAENTEHPTQKPEKLMAKLILASSNEGDVIFDPFLGSGTTSVVAKKLNRHYVGIEIDKNYAATAEYRLELAEADNTIQGYFEGVFWERNSLKHQKKSKKKNDSDNDEEEGGFFNFM encoded by the coding sequence ATGCCTGCACCAAAGGCAAAAAGAAACAAGACAATTTCACTGACAGAAGAGCAGCTCGAGAATTATTCTGCGAAGTTAATCGATTTCAACGAAGCCGTTACCCTTGACAAGATACTTGATAAAACCATAAACCGTAATCTTTTTGATATTATCAAGTACCTTCCTGACGAGTTTGTTGATTTATTGATTATCGACCCGCCATACAATCTCGATCGTGATTTTGGTTCTGCCAAGTTCAGAAAACTTCCTGTGGAAGAGTACTCGATGTACCTCAGAAGCTGGCTCCCTCAGATGCTCAGACTCCTGAAACCCGAAGCCTCCATTTATATCTGCGGCGATTACCTTAGTTCACTCTCCATATTTTCAGTGGCCAGTGAATACTTCAAATTGCGAAACAGAATCACCTGGCAGAGAGACAAGGGGCGCGGAGCGAGCAAAAACTGGAAGAACTCGATGGAGGATATCTGGTTTTTCACGATGGGAAACGATTATACCTTTAACCTCGATGCCGTAAAAGAGAAAAGAGCTGTTATCGCTCCTTACAAAGAAGATGGTGAACCAAAGGACTGGATGGATTCAGACGAGGGGAGATTTAGAATGAGTCACCCTTCAAACATTTGGACTGATATCACAATTCCATACTGGTCGATGGCTGAGAATACCGAACATCCGACGCAGAAACCCGAAAAACTGATGGCAAAACTGATTCTTGCATCCTCTAACGAGGGGGATGTGATTTTCGATCCTTTCCTTGGTTCCGGGACCACTTCGGTTGTTGCCAAAAAACTGAACAGGCACTATGTCGGCATCGAAATCGACAAAAATTACGCGGCCACTGCTGAATACAGGCTCGAACTTGCCGAGGCTGACAATACCATTCAGGGGTACTTCGAGGGTGTATTCTGGGAGAGAAACTCACTGAAACATCAGAAAAAATCGAAGAAGAAGAACGACAGTGATAACGATGAAGAAGAAGGCGGTTTCTTTAACTTTATGTAA
- a CDS encoding tetratricopeptide repeat-containing sensor histidine kinase, whose protein sequence is MHKLFPVFLPALTIFLLLLITTGCDKGEVHSISSEYKSLKEEIKKTPGDDPVYPKLLDSLINMANRSDRPEEQVEALSLAGEYHYVTGDYKSALNSYKKLVAIAEEHGLSLQLGKGLDNQGKTYFRLKDRNNAIASFKKAASVCEVTGDSTGVGSALNNVGFMYWQESNFDSAIIFFNKALDVRSKLSNNDHHASTLNNLGTIYFNWAIYDKALEYYMKSLALQKEINNNYGITISLSNIGQVYDQTSQHEEAIQYYRESLPYAIASKDTQVVGYAYQGLGYAFEPINIDSSIYYLKLSLETYKKAKYVPGEILSLKGIGNFYLKQKNYEVAEGHFTQMYQLAQKEKIMLREAEALKGLGEVRLAQNDIVAAEQYLSSGIKDAESINNKVLLRDIFKLLSEIYERSGKTDSAYFYIKKHILFAQQIQDEEMSRKLIGLKNKFQFQKYETDLQRKTFENETQRLIISGVVVLLILLVVTAWLLLRMNKKKEHTNIELQKNKEMIERQSNELSAKNRELIELNEARDKLSSIIAHDLRSPFQSFLGLSEVLREDYYELTDSQKIQYITMLNETARKSFDLLENLLYISASRIGKLDFNPSEVSVWEVASKIVKLFEIQASEKKVRLINNIPGSAVAFADRIMLEIVIRNLVNNALKYTDENGRIELNSRLDENRVFIEVKDNGIGMDEETRANIFNANVIKSQKGTRGEKGTGLGLGLCKEFAEKNGGSIRVESESGIGSRFILELPVKAGE, encoded by the coding sequence GTGCACAAACTATTTCCGGTATTTTTGCCGGCACTCACCATATTTCTTCTTCTGCTCATCACAACCGGTTGTGACAAGGGTGAGGTACATTCCATCTCATCTGAATACAAGTCACTAAAAGAGGAGATTAAAAAAACTCCGGGTGACGACCCCGTATATCCAAAACTTCTCGATTCTCTGATTAATATGGCGAACAGAAGCGACCGCCCCGAAGAGCAGGTTGAAGCTCTGTCCCTTGCGGGAGAATATCACTATGTCACGGGTGATTATAAATCTGCACTCAATTCCTACAAAAAACTGGTGGCGATTGCCGAGGAACACGGCTTGAGTCTTCAACTGGGAAAAGGACTTGATAATCAAGGGAAGACCTATTTTAGACTTAAGGACCGCAACAATGCCATTGCTTCATTTAAAAAAGCGGCCTCTGTTTGCGAAGTCACAGGCGATTCAACCGGTGTAGGGTCGGCTCTGAATAATGTGGGATTCATGTACTGGCAGGAATCGAACTTTGACAGTGCCATTATTTTCTTCAATAAAGCTCTCGATGTAAGAAGCAAACTCTCCAACAACGACCACCATGCCTCAACCCTGAACAATCTGGGGACAATTTATTTTAACTGGGCAATCTATGATAAAGCCCTTGAATACTATATGAAATCTCTCGCTCTGCAAAAAGAGATTAACAATAATTATGGAATCACCATCAGTCTGTCCAATATTGGACAGGTATACGACCAGACATCCCAGCACGAAGAAGCTATTCAGTATTACAGGGAAAGTCTGCCCTACGCTATCGCCTCAAAGGACACACAGGTTGTCGGATACGCATATCAGGGGCTTGGATATGCCTTCGAACCGATCAATATCGACTCTTCAATATACTATTTGAAACTTTCTCTCGAGACCTATAAAAAAGCAAAGTATGTCCCGGGGGAGATTCTCTCACTGAAGGGGATCGGCAATTTTTATCTTAAGCAGAAAAATTACGAAGTTGCCGAGGGGCATTTTACACAGATGTATCAGCTTGCGCAAAAAGAAAAAATAATGCTCAGAGAGGCAGAAGCTCTTAAGGGTCTTGGAGAGGTGAGGCTTGCCCAAAATGATATCGTTGCTGCGGAACAATATCTGTCATCGGGTATCAAGGATGCCGAATCGATTAACAACAAAGTACTGCTGAGGGATATTTTCAAACTCCTTAGCGAAATCTATGAACGCTCGGGGAAAACAGACTCCGCTTATTTTTACATTAAAAAGCATATTCTTTTTGCTCAGCAAATTCAGGACGAGGAAATGAGCAGAAAACTCATCGGACTGAAGAATAAATTTCAATTCCAGAAATATGAGACCGACCTGCAGAGGAAGACTTTTGAAAATGAAACACAGCGGTTAATCATCTCAGGTGTTGTTGTCCTGCTCATTCTTCTTGTTGTGACTGCATGGTTGCTTTTGAGGATGAACAAAAAGAAAGAGCACACCAATATTGAATTGCAAAAAAACAAGGAAATGATCGAGCGGCAATCGAATGAACTTTCAGCAAAGAACAGGGAATTGATCGAACTTAATGAGGCGAGGGACAAACTCTCTTCTATCATCGCACACGATCTTAGAAGTCCGTTCCAGAGTTTTCTCGGATTAAGTGAAGTACTGAGGGAAGACTATTACGAACTGACCGACAGTCAGAAAATCCAGTACATTACCATGCTGAATGAGACGGCACGGAAATCTTTTGACCTGCTTGAGAATCTTCTCTACATTTCAGCTTCAAGAATCGGAAAGCTCGATTTTAATCCTTCGGAAGTGTCGGTTTGGGAAGTGGCTTCCAAGATAGTAAAGCTGTTCGAAATTCAGGCATCTGAAAAGAAAGTCAGGTTGATAAACAACATACCGGGATCTGCTGTAGCTTTTGCTGACCGCATCATGCTCGAGATTGTCATCCGGAATCTTGTAAATAATGCCCTGAAATATACCGATGAGAATGGTAGAATTGAGTTGAATTCGAGACTTGACGAAAACAGAGTTTTTATTGAAGTGAAGGATAACGGTATCGGAATGGATGAAGAAACCCGAGCCAACATTTTTAATGCCAATGTTATCAAATCCCAAAAGGGTACCAGAGGCGAAAAAGGCACCGGGCTTGGCCTTGGTCTCTGTAAGGAATTTGCTGAAAAAAACGGCGGCTCTATTCGCGTCGAGAGCGAATCCGGAATCGGTTCCCGGTTTATTTTGGAGCTTCCCGTAAAAGCAGGGGAATAA
- the clpB gene encoding ATP-dependent chaperone ClpB, with protein sequence MSFNINKFTVKAQEAIQKGLEIAGSYGNQIVEPVHILAALIEERGGIADSLIQKTGANTDRLRIKVSAEMDKLPKVSGSAASDLKLSPNSSSLFENAMKLASEYKDEFVSTEHLLLALAGDPGETGRLLKDAGVSKEDLSRAVEGIRGGSRVTSQNAEDTYASLQKYGRNLNDLARAGKLDPVIGRNDEIRRVMQVLSRRTKNNPVLIGEPGVGKTAIAEGIAQRIVSGDAPETIKTKQLVALDIGALIAGTQYRGQFEERLKAVIKEVQNSNGQIVLFIDELHTLVGAGKTDGAMDAANILKPALARGELHCIGATTLDEYKKYIEKDAALERRFQPVIVSEPNEEDSISILRGLKERYEVHHGVRITDGAIVAAVQLSNRYISDRFLPDKAIDLIDESASRLRIEIDSMPEELDILERKIKQLEIEKVALSREKDDSSVKRLEDLNEELAELTEERSGIRLHWEKEKEEIQHIREIKSQIEKLRADSEMFEREGNLSKVAEIRYGTLPELERQLKEETDNLNKVQTEKRLLKEEVEADDVAEIVSRWTGIPVTKMLEGERAKLINLETQLHKRVIGQEEAVYAVANAVRRSRAGLQDANKPTGSFIFLGTTGVGKTELAKALAEALFDDEHAMIRIDMSEYMEKFSVTRLIGAPPGYVGYEEGGQLTEAVRRRPYSVILLDEIEKAHPDVFNVLLQVLDDGRLTDNQGRTVDFKNTIIIMTSNLGSHIIQESLTNMEDADIDRVMGTLRMQLSDLLRKTIRPEFLNRIDDVILFKPLRHSEIRKIVEIQLETVREMLSKKEISFSISQEAEDWIADLGYDLTFGARPLKRTIQKYVINPLAQELITGNISDGDTVLAEVDDRGRIVFKKS encoded by the coding sequence ATGTCATTCAATATCAATAAGTTTACCGTAAAAGCTCAGGAAGCCATCCAAAAAGGGCTTGAAATTGCCGGCAGTTACGGAAATCAAATAGTAGAGCCCGTACACATTCTCGCTGCTCTTATCGAAGAGAGAGGTGGAATTGCCGATTCCCTGATCCAAAAAACGGGAGCAAACACCGACCGCCTTCGAATAAAAGTATCAGCTGAAATGGATAAACTTCCGAAAGTCTCCGGAAGTGCCGCAAGCGACCTGAAACTCTCGCCAAACTCCTCAAGTCTTTTTGAAAATGCAATGAAACTCGCAAGTGAGTACAAGGATGAGTTTGTCTCCACCGAGCATTTGCTCCTTGCCCTCGCTGGTGATCCCGGGGAGACCGGAAGACTCCTGAAAGATGCGGGTGTGTCCAAAGAGGACCTTTCCCGTGCAGTTGAAGGAATAAGAGGAGGGAGCAGAGTAACATCCCAAAACGCGGAAGATACTTACGCTTCACTTCAAAAATATGGCAGAAACCTGAACGATCTCGCCCGTGCCGGTAAACTTGACCCCGTGATCGGCAGAAATGACGAGATTAGACGGGTAATGCAGGTGCTCTCAAGAAGAACCAAAAACAATCCTGTGCTGATTGGTGAACCCGGAGTTGGAAAAACCGCTATCGCCGAAGGAATCGCACAGCGAATTGTTTCGGGTGATGCTCCCGAGACAATCAAAACAAAACAGCTTGTCGCCCTCGACATCGGAGCTCTTATTGCGGGAACTCAATACAGAGGACAGTTCGAGGAGAGACTTAAGGCAGTTATCAAGGAAGTTCAGAACTCGAACGGACAAATTGTCCTTTTCATTGATGAACTCCACACTCTTGTCGGTGCCGGAAAAACCGATGGGGCAATGGACGCTGCAAACATACTTAAACCCGCACTGGCACGGGGAGAACTCCACTGCATTGGTGCGACCACCCTTGATGAGTACAAAAAGTACATCGAAAAAGATGCCGCCCTCGAAAGACGGTTTCAGCCCGTTATCGTGTCCGAACCGAATGAGGAAGACTCAATCTCAATCCTGAGAGGATTGAAGGAAAGATATGAAGTGCATCACGGTGTCAGAATTACAGACGGTGCCATCGTTGCCGCTGTTCAACTCTCCAATAGATACATCAGCGACAGGTTTCTGCCCGACAAGGCAATTGACCTGATCGATGAATCCGCTTCACGGCTTCGAATTGAAATCGATTCGATGCCCGAGGAACTGGATATTCTCGAGAGAAAAATCAAACAACTCGAAATCGAAAAGGTTGCTCTCTCGAGAGAAAAAGACGATTCTTCCGTGAAAAGGCTCGAAGACCTCAATGAGGAACTCGCTGAACTCACCGAGGAGAGAAGCGGAATCAGGCTCCATTGGGAGAAGGAAAAAGAGGAAATTCAGCATATCCGTGAGATAAAATCGCAGATCGAAAAACTCCGCGCCGACTCCGAAATGTTTGAAAGGGAGGGAAATCTCTCTAAAGTGGCTGAGATCAGGTACGGTACACTTCCCGAACTCGAAAGACAGCTTAAGGAAGAAACGGATAATCTCAACAAGGTTCAAACTGAAAAACGGCTCCTGAAAGAGGAAGTGGAAGCCGATGATGTTGCAGAAATCGTTTCACGGTGGACAGGAATCCCGGTTACCAAGATGCTTGAAGGCGAACGGGCAAAATTAATCAACCTCGAAACCCAGCTCCACAAGCGGGTTATCGGGCAGGAGGAAGCGGTATATGCTGTTGCGAATGCCGTCAGAAGATCCAGAGCGGGGCTGCAGGACGCCAACAAACCGACTGGTTCTTTTATTTTCCTCGGTACCACCGGTGTCGGGAAAACGGAACTGGCAAAAGCCCTCGCGGAAGCCCTTTTTGACGATGAACATGCAATGATAAGAATAGACATGTCGGAGTATATGGAGAAATTCTCCGTTACCCGGCTTATCGGTGCACCTCCGGGATATGTCGGCTACGAAGAAGGTGGTCAACTTACCGAAGCGGTCAGGAGGAGACCCTACTCTGTCATTCTTTTAGATGAAATCGAGAAGGCTCACCCGGATGTGTTTAATGTTCTGCTGCAGGTTCTCGATGACGGAAGACTTACCGACAATCAGGGACGGACTGTTGATTTCAAGAACACCATCATTATTATGACTTCGAATCTTGGATCCCATATCATTCAGGAAAGCCTGACAAATATGGAGGATGCAGATATCGACAGGGTGATGGGCACTTTAAGGATGCAACTCTCCGATCTGCTGAGGAAAACCATAAGACCCGAGTTCCTCAACAGGATTGACGATGTAATCCTCTTCAAACCACTGCGCCATTCTGAAATAAGAAAGATTGTGGAGATCCAATTGGAGACAGTTAGAGAAATGCTCTCCAAAAAAGAGATCTCCTTCTCGATTTCTCAGGAGGCGGAAGACTGGATTGCTGACCTTGGTTATGACCTTACTTTCGGTGCCAGACCACTCAAACGGACCATTCAGAAATATGTTATCAACCCTCTAGCACAGGAACTGATTACAGGAAACATCTCTGATGGTGATACAGTCTTAGCTGAAGTTGACGACAGAGGAAGAATCGTCTTTAAAAAATCATAA
- a CDS encoding BamA/TamA family outer membrane protein, whose amino-acid sequence MKIFHILVFSLLCLSAASPQKPDSITVPAGAEYNSGSIHRMLYGDLWRDLWTTLVKLPVFDLKQLDGGLTPLRKDDSTETSTLFLQGSGGKIWKFRSLNKNTNVTLHPDLKNTFAGKFFQEMTAAAPPAVTLILSPMMDSLGILHSTPLLCFMPDDVKLGDFRDEFKNLPGTLEIDSRSIDTTVISTENLIERLLREQNEKVDGNAYLKARLFDVFVNDWNRGPDQWDWVKSTSSGGYIWKPLPKNRDKAFSRFDGLYPKAASFLLPEWTSFNGSFPSPDLATRTGRFLDKRFLSEISRNDWDSVTNFVVTKLTDELFDTALNRFPKEYRPGAAASLKNKLVERSGSLKEFSAGYYNYINKVVDIFSTDLNDKVEIIRTDTSTVIAFSNPESDPEGKTTVHYKKEFDSRITEDIRIHLVGGDDKVKITGYAESGPLIRIDGGRGKDYFIDSSKVEGWFLNFLPFRRAENKNIFFDDDPATVVVEGPGTVFRVEKPFSENEVKEFFDPVVPQHGRGMSINPVFDLSSTLGLQFGGGPVFTNYDFRKKPWDSKISFVVSYATRPKDYDAEFEGYFNSIIEGTTIGFKAFRKSIDFNRYYGYGNETAFDSEFSSKGGHNISRVHYAAEVSLDYDLFSGLHNFYQIRLSRNDTEVNYPGGLVNFPAGQYGVGVLTTITFGTGFLIDKRDHPDLPLAGYYFKASGFYTPKFFDTRGETYSGNFDVRGYIPLPLLKNSALALRVTGEKVSGDFPFFMSAFLGGSKNLRGFRNERFSGDASLYGCAELRISLGRLKTLVTSNIGLYLFSEAGRVFNNGESSTLWHVSNGVGIWSHIFDRSLVIASSIAFSQETVNLSLSTKVNF is encoded by the coding sequence TTGAAAATCTTCCATATTCTGGTTTTTTCCCTTTTGTGCCTTTCTGCGGCATCACCACAGAAACCCGATTCAATCACAGTCCCAGCCGGAGCAGAATACAACTCTGGGAGCATTCACCGGATGCTATATGGTGACTTATGGCGTGACCTCTGGACGACCCTTGTAAAACTTCCCGTCTTCGACCTGAAACAGTTGGACGGTGGTTTGACCCCCTTAAGGAAGGATGACTCCACGGAAACCTCTACTCTCTTTTTGCAGGGAAGTGGCGGCAAAATTTGGAAATTTCGCTCGTTAAACAAGAATACCAATGTTACACTTCACCCCGATCTTAAAAACACTTTCGCCGGGAAGTTTTTTCAAGAAATGACGGCTGCCGCTCCCCCCGCCGTCACACTGATACTTTCACCAATGATGGATTCCCTTGGCATCCTGCATTCAACCCCGCTGCTCTGTTTTATGCCGGATGATGTTAAGCTGGGCGATTTCAGAGACGAGTTTAAGAATTTGCCCGGTACCCTTGAAATTGACTCAAGGTCGATTGACACCACCGTAATCTCGACAGAAAATCTGATAGAAAGACTGCTCAGAGAACAAAACGAAAAAGTTGACGGCAACGCCTATTTGAAGGCAAGGCTGTTTGATGTGTTTGTGAATGACTGGAACAGAGGACCTGATCAGTGGGACTGGGTAAAATCCACCAGTTCCGGCGGTTATATTTGGAAACCTCTTCCAAAAAACAGAGACAAGGCATTCTCACGATTCGATGGCCTGTATCCAAAAGCGGCTTCCTTTCTTCTTCCCGAGTGGACCTCATTCAATGGTTCGTTCCCCTCTCCCGACCTCGCAACCCGGACGGGCAGATTCCTCGATAAAAGGTTCCTCTCCGAAATTTCCCGTAACGACTGGGATTCTGTTACAAATTTCGTAGTGACTAAACTGACAGATGAACTTTTTGACACGGCTCTAAACCGTTTTCCCAAGGAGTATCGCCCCGGTGCCGCCGCTTCTCTGAAAAACAAACTTGTTGAGAGAAGTGGGAGTTTGAAAGAATTTTCAGCAGGTTACTACAATTATATCAACAAGGTGGTTGATATTTTCTCCACGGACCTCAATGACAAAGTTGAGATAATCAGGACTGACACTTCAACGGTTATTGCTTTCTCAAATCCGGAGTCCGATCCGGAGGGGAAGACAACCGTGCATTACAAGAAGGAATTTGACAGCCGTATCACGGAAGATATCAGAATCCATTTAGTTGGAGGGGATGACAAGGTTAAGATCACCGGATACGCAGAGTCAGGTCCCCTTATCAGAATCGACGGGGGTAGAGGAAAAGATTATTTTATTGACTCTTCAAAGGTAGAAGGCTGGTTCCTGAATTTTCTGCCGTTCAGAAGGGCAGAGAACAAAAACATCTTTTTCGACGATGACCCTGCAACTGTGGTGGTTGAAGGTCCCGGAACTGTTTTCAGAGTAGAAAAACCTTTCTCAGAAAACGAAGTTAAGGAGTTTTTTGATCCTGTGGTTCCACAGCACGGCAGGGGGATGAGTATTAATCCGGTTTTTGATCTTTCGAGTACACTCGGACTCCAGTTCGGGGGCGGTCCCGTTTTCACTAATTACGATTTTCGGAAGAAACCCTGGGATTCAAAAATTTCATTTGTTGTTTCGTATGCCACGAGACCAAAGGACTATGATGCTGAATTCGAAGGTTACTTCAATTCAATCATTGAAGGTACGACCATCGGTTTCAAAGCATTTCGAAAATCCATCGATTTTAACAGGTACTACGGTTACGGGAATGAAACAGCATTCGATTCGGAATTTTCCTCAAAAGGGGGACATAATATCTCCAGGGTTCACTATGCAGCTGAAGTTTCTCTTGATTATGATCTCTTTTCGGGATTACACAATTTCTATCAGATAAGGCTATCGAGAAATGACACTGAAGTAAATTACCCGGGTGGCCTGGTGAATTTTCCGGCGGGACAATATGGAGTTGGGGTACTCACCACAATTACCTTTGGTACCGGGTTCTTGATCGATAAAAGGGATCATCCTGATCTTCCTCTTGCGGGTTACTACTTTAAGGCATCCGGTTTTTACACTCCAAAATTCTTCGATACAAGAGGAGAGACATACTCCGGCAATTTCGATGTCAGGGGCTACATCCCGCTTCCACTACTTAAGAACTCTGCCCTGGCATTAAGGGTGACAGGAGAGAAGGTTTCGGGTGACTTCCCGTTTTTCATGTCGGCATTCCTTGGCGGATCGAAAAATCTCAGGGGATTCAGGAACGAACGATTCTCCGGCGATGCTTCTCTGTATGGCTGTGCGGAGCTCAGAATATCACTCGGACGGCTTAAAACCCTGGTGACATCTAATATAGGGCTGTATCTTTTCTCCGAGGCAGGACGGGTATTCAACAATGGTGAATCTTCGACACTCTGGCATGTGAGTAATGGGGTGGGAATCTGGTCGCATATTTTTGACAGGTCTTTGGTGATTGCTTCCTCTATCGCGTTCTCACAGGAGACAGTTAATCTTTCTCTTTCCACCAAGGTGAATTTTTGA